Proteins from one Paenibacillus amylolyticus genomic window:
- a CDS encoding YuiB family protein, whose amino-acid sequence MQFIPVLVLMVLFFVMMFGIGFILNMLMKTTWFPSYLFIIVILPVVVYSLWDHSSSLMSHLGSFQLVDYMTGVAGLAGAVISGWTIQKLRLGGYRMF is encoded by the coding sequence ATGCAATTTATACCTGTGTTGGTATTGATGGTATTATTTTTTGTTATGATGTTTGGTATCGGTTTCATTCTGAACATGCTGATGAAGACGACCTGGTTTCCTTCCTATCTGTTCATCATTGTAATCCTGCCTGTTGTTGTATACTCTCTATGGGATCATTCGTCGTCTCTGATGTCACATCTGGGTTCTTTCCAGCTTGTGGACTATATGACGGGCGTAGCGGGACTGGCTGGTGCGGTAATCAGTGGGTGGACGATCCAGAAGTTACGTTTGGGTGGGTACAGAATGTTTTAG
- a CDS encoding helicase DnaB — protein sequence MRMKNLHHYTEHHRYCVYREFGLSALDDRMLTGAYQPMVGAFAVGLYRLLFQHLPGEQVGYSPLEQQRRLFMTLGLEPSEKGRKYLVEQASKLEAVGLLQTSRLYIPENDDYIYEYELQPPLSPAEFFRTQHLTLLLRDKIGKFAVLSLRSGFSAVENGDAPYPAANKENISVPFYDIFELNTHVIDYELEQALSEVSTTAQRTGTNDTAEENSLNYADIILRFPRESVNRRYVEQLRFDHEQLGIVNYVVNKFNLSVQDVCRLLDEDDIFSPQGQLILDDLQHKASMQFRQTKKRHEQQTVQAAKVVALRQHMEEPERKEDSGEPPVEHGVQMEYYVEVPPQFMTKCDIHQYNMMLRNEPYTRLLQTFFPGAVPDNLIDIFEKIDLSYKLPGEVINVLIHYLMALLVSGGEQRINRNFVEAIASNMLLKQVNSYEKAVQYIRDQAKVKGKQAAGAAGTRTRTYGKGTKAKPEIPIVQDISNDGDAVSEEEFEEMMRFAQQMQASKQKGTS from the coding sequence ATGCGCATGAAGAATCTGCACCATTATACTGAACATCATCGCTACTGCGTATACAGGGAGTTTGGACTTAGCGCCCTGGATGACCGCATGCTTACAGGAGCATATCAGCCCATGGTAGGTGCATTTGCGGTTGGCTTGTATCGGCTGTTGTTTCAGCATCTTCCCGGTGAACAGGTCGGTTATTCGCCGCTTGAACAGCAACGGAGGCTGTTCATGACGCTTGGCTTGGAGCCAAGTGAAAAAGGGCGTAAATATCTGGTAGAGCAGGCATCCAAGCTTGAGGCAGTGGGACTTCTTCAGACTTCACGGCTATATATACCGGAAAATGATGATTACATCTACGAATATGAGCTGCAACCGCCGCTCTCTCCGGCAGAATTTTTCCGGACACAGCATTTGACACTGCTGCTTCGTGATAAGATTGGCAAATTCGCCGTCCTTTCCCTGCGTTCCGGTTTCTCGGCAGTGGAGAATGGGGACGCGCCTTATCCGGCAGCCAATAAAGAGAATATTTCCGTTCCCTTTTACGATATATTTGAATTGAATACCCATGTCATTGATTACGAGTTGGAGCAAGCTTTGTCGGAAGTATCAACGACGGCCCAGCGGACAGGCACAAATGATACAGCGGAAGAAAACAGTTTGAACTATGCGGACATTATTTTGCGTTTCCCGCGGGAGTCGGTTAATCGCCGTTATGTAGAGCAGCTGCGGTTCGATCATGAACAACTGGGCATTGTGAATTATGTCGTGAACAAGTTTAACCTCAGTGTGCAGGATGTGTGCCGCCTTCTGGATGAAGATGATATCTTCAGTCCACAGGGACAGCTGATTCTGGATGATCTCCAGCATAAAGCGAGCATGCAGTTCAGACAGACGAAGAAGCGTCATGAGCAACAGACTGTACAGGCGGCGAAGGTCGTGGCACTGAGACAGCATATGGAGGAGCCCGAGCGAAAAGAAGACTCCGGTGAGCCACCTGTTGAGCATGGGGTACAGATGGAATATTATGTCGAAGTGCCTCCACAATTTATGACCAAGTGTGATATTCATCAGTACAATATGATGTTGCGTAATGAGCCTTATACCCGCTTGTTGCAGACGTTCTTCCCTGGAGCAGTGCCGGACAATCTAATCGATATATTTGAGAAAATTGATCTGAGCTACAAGTTGCCTGGTGAAGTCATCAATGTTTTGATTCATTATTTGATGGCACTGCTTGTATCCGGCGGAGAGCAGCGGATTAATCGTAATTTCGTTGAGGCTATTGCCTCCAACATGTTGCTTAAACAGGTTAACTCCTATGAGAAAGCCGTGCAATATATTCGCGATCAGGCCAAGGTCAAAGGCAAACAGGCTGCTGGTGCAGCTGGAACCCGTACCCGTACATACGGCAAAGGAACCAAAGCTAAACCCGAAATTCCGATTGTACAAGACATAAGCAACGATGGGGATGCCGTATCTGAGGAAGAGTTCGAAGAGATGATGCGATTTGCCCAGCAGATGCAGGCAAGTAAACAAAAAGGAACTTCATAA
- a CDS encoding response regulator transcription factor — MYKVFIVDDEPFIIEGLYDIVDWSSFGMEIVSHAGNGQAALQALSSQPVDILITDISMPLMNGLDLIREARRVQPEIKVIILSGFNEFEYLKEGMQLGIENYLLKPINVEELESTLSNTASKLDHTVAPLANDAYGIQILKDNILHRWLTGQIAATEFEERARFMNLSLEASDVAVAILRDKDKGQTISMFERVEEMLKDKSHLNVFHDIDGDLVIVANVDGNEDEEQKLMEGLQALSDAITVTHPTARIGAGRLMKGLYQAPTSYAEAKKALQYVMIYPDLKVIDHAILERCGSSTATFFIDWREYAKLILSRNTEQLAERIRMDFEQHRDGLTPAELQNTALEVVIRFKMELESIKHSDESAIYQQGLQLVLNSGTFDELVQALQQVGSQTIQSLLQDLKNPIVNQVLQHIDKHYAEELSLKLLGAHYHLHPVYLGQLFHKETGETFAEYINKYRIERAKEQLRNTNLKVHEIARNVGYWETGYFYKQFRKYVGISPTDFKVFG; from the coding sequence ATGTACAAGGTGTTTATTGTGGACGATGAGCCGTTCATTATAGAAGGCTTATACGATATTGTGGATTGGTCTTCATTTGGTATGGAAATTGTGAGCCATGCTGGTAATGGACAGGCCGCGTTACAAGCGCTCTCCTCCCAGCCTGTGGACATCCTGATTACGGATATATCCATGCCACTCATGAATGGTCTTGATCTGATTCGGGAAGCAAGGCGAGTGCAACCTGAGATTAAGGTCATTATCCTGAGTGGTTTCAATGAGTTCGAATATTTGAAGGAAGGCATGCAGCTGGGGATCGAAAACTATCTGCTCAAACCCATTAATGTGGAGGAACTGGAATCCACGCTGAGCAATACAGCTTCCAAGCTGGATCATACAGTGGCACCTCTAGCCAATGATGCTTATGGCATTCAGATTCTGAAAGATAACATTCTTCATCGCTGGCTTACCGGACAGATTGCAGCTACCGAATTCGAAGAACGCGCCCGGTTTATGAACCTTTCTCTGGAAGCCTCGGATGTAGCTGTCGCTATATTGCGTGACAAAGACAAAGGGCAAACAATCAGCATGTTTGAACGTGTGGAGGAGATGCTGAAGGACAAGTCTCATCTGAATGTCTTTCATGACATCGATGGTGATCTCGTCATTGTTGCCAATGTCGACGGTAACGAGGATGAGGAACAGAAGTTAATGGAGGGTCTTCAGGCGTTATCCGATGCGATAACAGTAACTCATCCGACGGCACGCATTGGAGCAGGCAGGTTGATGAAAGGGCTGTACCAGGCACCGACCAGTTATGCTGAGGCCAAAAAAGCACTTCAGTATGTGATGATTTATCCTGATCTTAAAGTCATCGACCATGCCATATTGGAAAGGTGCGGAAGTTCAACGGCGACCTTTTTCATTGATTGGAGGGAATACGCCAAACTCATTCTGTCACGCAATACAGAACAACTTGCCGAACGGATTCGCATGGATTTTGAGCAGCATCGGGATGGACTTACGCCTGCAGAGCTGCAGAATACCGCATTGGAGGTTGTGATTCGCTTCAAGATGGAACTGGAGAGCATCAAACATTCGGATGAGTCTGCCATATACCAACAAGGGCTTCAACTTGTCCTGAATAGTGGCACTTTTGATGAACTCGTGCAGGCGCTTCAGCAAGTCGGGTCGCAGACGATCCAATCCCTATTGCAGGATCTGAAGAATCCGATTGTGAACCAGGTGCTGCAACATATCGACAAACACTACGCAGAAGAGCTCTCCCTGAAGCTGCTGGGTGCCCACTATCATCTGCATCCGGTGTATTTGGGACAATTGTTCCACAAGGAGACAGGGGAGACATTTGCCGAATACATCAACAAATACCGGATTGAACGTGCAAAGGAACAACTGCGCAATACCAATCTGAAGGTACATGAGATCGCCCGAAATGTGGGGTATTGGGAGACAGGGTATTTCTATAAGCAATTCCGCAAATATGTGGGGATTTCACCGACCGATTTCAAGGTGTTTGGTTAA
- the hemQ gene encoding hydrogen peroxide-dependent heme synthase, whose translation MNEAASTLEGWYALHDFRSINWAAWKAADDEERAVALDELQEFWKEWKEVEDTSKGSTVVYTVVGQKADLVMMHLRETLEDLKAVENAFNKTMFAQYTTKSYSYVSVVELSNYLGKEGEDPMQNPEIIARLKPVLPQRQYICFYPMNKKRELNDNWYMLSMDERRTMMRSHGMIGRSYAGKVKQIITGSVGFDDWEWGVTLFADDALQFKKLVYEMRFDEVSARYGEFGSFYVGSLLNESTLEEMLKL comes from the coding sequence ATGAACGAAGCAGCATCAACACTGGAGGGCTGGTATGCCCTGCATGATTTTCGCTCGATTAACTGGGCCGCCTGGAAAGCAGCAGATGATGAAGAACGTGCTGTAGCACTGGACGAACTCCAGGAATTCTGGAAAGAATGGAAAGAAGTCGAGGATACATCCAAAGGAAGTACAGTCGTGTATACGGTTGTCGGTCAAAAAGCAGACCTCGTCATGATGCACCTGCGTGAAACGCTGGAAGATCTGAAGGCTGTTGAGAACGCGTTTAACAAAACGATGTTTGCCCAATACACAACGAAGTCCTATTCCTACGTCAGTGTAGTGGAACTGAGCAACTACCTTGGCAAAGAAGGCGAAGACCCGATGCAAAATCCGGAGATTATCGCCCGTCTGAAACCTGTTCTGCCACAACGGCAATACATCTGCTTCTATCCAATGAACAAAAAGCGTGAGCTGAATGACAACTGGTACATGCTGTCCATGGACGAGCGTCGTACCATGATGCGCAGTCACGGCATGATTGGTCGCAGCTATGCGGGTAAAGTAAAACAAATTATTACCGGCTCTGTCGGTTTCGATGATTGGGAATGGGGCGTTACGCTGTTTGCAGATGATGCACTTCAGTTCAAGAAACTCGTTTATGAGATGCGTTTTGATGAAGTAAGTGCACGTTACGGTGAATTTGGCTCCTTCTACGTGGGAAGCTTGCTGAACGAAAGCACACTCGAAGAGATGCTTAAGCTGTAA
- a CDS encoding MerR family transcriptional regulator, whose protein sequence is MHTVKEAAMITGLTEHAVRFYTDKGLVPSVQRNQNNIRMFDEESINWLHGIKCLKQSGMSIEVIKMYVDFCLEGDSTIQQRYKLMMEHKEAALIKLEEAKQHIAHLEQKTALYQAILEHRSPDTTNPGNWDKIQHMHADVFYSPSVRNAEVLRETQQL, encoded by the coding sequence ATGCATACGGTCAAAGAAGCCGCTATGATAACGGGACTCACTGAGCACGCTGTGCGCTTTTATACGGATAAAGGCCTGGTGCCAAGCGTGCAGCGCAATCAAAACAATATTCGGATGTTTGACGAAGAATCGATTAACTGGCTGCATGGCATCAAATGCCTGAAGCAATCCGGGATGTCTATTGAAGTCATTAAAATGTACGTTGATTTCTGTCTCGAAGGAGATTCGACCATACAGCAACGATACAAACTTATGATGGAGCATAAAGAAGCTGCACTCATTAAGCTCGAAGAAGCCAAACAGCACATTGCTCATTTGGAACAAAAGACGGCTCTATATCAGGCTATACTGGAGCACCGCTCTCCAGATACAACCAATCCCGGTAACTGGGACAAAATTCAGCATATGCATGCTGACGTATTTTACTCGCCCTCAGTTCGAAATGCTGAAGTTCTACGTGAGACACAACAACTATGA
- a CDS encoding aldo/keto reductase: MQTVTLNNGVKMPIIGFGVYQVPDAEECENSVYEALMAGYRLIDTASGYMNEEAVGRAIKRSGIPREELFITTKLWVQDADYERAKLSFAKSLKKLQLDYLDLYLIHQPFGDYYGAWRAMEDLYREGKIKAIGVSNFLPDRLMDLIVHNEIVPAVNQVETHPFYQQIENGAFMKEQGVQHQSWAPFAEGRGDLFGNEVLTWIASKHNKSVAQVVLRWLVQREVVVIPKSVNKERIVENFNIFDFELSVDDIEQISALDTRESLFLSYRDPEVAKMMGNWKIDL; this comes from the coding sequence ATGCAAACCGTAACATTAAACAATGGTGTGAAAATGCCGATCATCGGCTTTGGTGTCTACCAAGTTCCAGATGCAGAAGAATGCGAGAACTCCGTATATGAAGCACTGATGGCTGGTTACCGTCTGATCGACACCGCCTCCGGTTATATGAATGAGGAAGCGGTCGGACGCGCGATCAAGCGCAGCGGCATACCGCGTGAGGAGCTGTTCATTACGACCAAGCTCTGGGTTCAGGATGCCGACTACGAGCGTGCCAAGCTGTCCTTTGCCAAATCCCTGAAAAAGCTGCAACTCGACTATCTCGATCTATATCTTATTCACCAGCCGTTTGGCGATTACTACGGTGCTTGGCGTGCGATGGAAGACCTGTATCGCGAAGGTAAAATCAAGGCGATCGGTGTCAGCAACTTCCTGCCTGATCGTCTGATGGACCTGATCGTGCATAATGAAATCGTACCTGCCGTTAACCAGGTCGAAACGCACCCGTTTTATCAGCAGATTGAGAATGGCGCTTTTATGAAAGAGCAGGGAGTGCAGCACCAGTCGTGGGCACCGTTCGCCGAAGGAAGGGGCGACCTGTTCGGTAACGAAGTGCTGACATGGATCGCGTCAAAACACAATAAGTCCGTCGCCCAGGTCGTGTTACGTTGGCTTGTTCAGCGTGAAGTCGTTGTAATCCCCAAATCGGTGAACAAAGAGCGGATTGTCGAAAACTTCAACATATTTGATTTTGAGTTGAGCGTGGACGATATCGAACAAATTTCGGCCCTCGATACGCGGGAAAGTCTTTTCTTATCATACCGCGATCCCGAAGTCGCCAAGATGATGGGCAACTGGAAAATCGATCTGTAA
- a CDS encoding endo-beta-N-acetylglucosaminidase — protein sequence MKVLRDQGLYVQWYDSTINTTGKIQYQNQFNGLNSPFVQDSVLGRVSDSIFLNYVWNHKMLRDSRDHALSLGLDPLETVFAGVEGGHDQFGRWKQSYDLRHNLDENGQPMNSIATLGADFTHNALDEEIGDGSTNHRAEDKYQWMTFVRDRAWWSGPNQDPTDARRNASADLSDVYASGANWDGIAAYLTERSVINGSNFATSFNTGHGLKYYEDGTISNDKEWSNINIQDIPVTWQWWMDSEGDKLSVDFDYGPSYEKGARYTYNSIGAFNGGSSLVVNGTLNADNFLRLYKTDLSVNGQSKLELTYNKPSISDTSSLHVGLIFEDDPSNVVNVEVPQSGQHTEGWKTATLDLSAYQGKTIAAMGLSFDPNDAAIEDYQMNIGEIRMFDGSAAVPDAPTGFHIAKALTNTNELVVTWDMKDYSEVKQYNLYENGAYVGGVYDSTFYIKSLKQPSGELSIRAVGADGSESEAAVLPYDLNTAVQDIDVKFKKNGDAIVSWNNPKKAKDTGKDKNTDKDKNTKKDKGKVNESIQLILETEYTKEPFTKSLQVKKGKQSAVLTGLPTNGEHYVLNIAIGEKSPVTHTGQLADLQITPYANEKVTVKDGKYTLALPDLEDWYKLYVYENGVAREFGVTYVSQKFPYIIRGRTKLSELTFTPAFSNSSLKLVIEDYAGNQATTILR from the coding sequence ATGAAAGTTCTAAGAGATCAAGGCCTGTACGTTCAGTGGTATGATTCCACCATCAATACAACAGGCAAGATTCAGTACCAGAACCAGTTTAACGGCCTTAATAGCCCTTTTGTACAGGATTCCGTTCTAGGCAGAGTCTCGGATTCCATCTTCCTGAACTATGTATGGAACCACAAGATGCTCCGCGATTCCCGTGATCATGCCCTTAGCTTGGGACTTGACCCACTGGAAACCGTATTTGCTGGTGTTGAAGGGGGGCATGACCAATTCGGCCGCTGGAAGCAATCCTACGACCTGCGCCATAATCTGGATGAGAACGGTCAGCCCATGAACAGTATTGCGACATTGGGTGCTGATTTCACCCATAACGCCCTGGATGAAGAGATTGGCGATGGCAGCACCAATCACCGAGCCGAGGATAAGTACCAATGGATGACCTTTGTGCGCGATCGTGCCTGGTGGTCTGGGCCAAATCAAGACCCGACAGATGCGCGTCGTAATGCTTCTGCCGATCTGTCGGATGTGTATGCTTCCGGTGCAAACTGGGACGGGATTGCCGCATATCTTACGGAGCGATCCGTCATTAACGGCTCCAATTTTGCGACAAGTTTCAATACCGGCCACGGTCTGAAATATTATGAAGACGGTACCATCTCAAACGACAAGGAATGGTCCAATATCAATATTCAGGATATCCCTGTCACCTGGCAATGGTGGATGGATAGCGAAGGCGACAAGTTAAGTGTTGATTTTGACTATGGTCCATCTTACGAGAAAGGCGCAAGATACACCTATAACTCCATTGGCGCGTTCAATGGCGGCAGCTCTCTCGTGGTCAACGGTACATTGAACGCGGACAACTTCCTGCGCCTGTACAAGACCGACCTGTCTGTCAACGGACAATCCAAATTGGAACTGACGTATAACAAACCGTCCATCAGCGATACTTCCTCCCTGCATGTTGGGTTAATCTTTGAAGATGATCCATCTAACGTGGTCAACGTAGAAGTACCTCAGTCAGGTCAGCATACGGAAGGCTGGAAGACAGCTACACTGGATTTGAGTGCCTATCAAGGCAAGACCATTGCTGCTATGGGATTGTCCTTTGACCCGAATGATGCAGCAATTGAGGACTATCAGATGAATATTGGTGAGATCCGTATGTTTGACGGTTCAGCGGCTGTACCGGATGCACCGACCGGATTCCATATTGCCAAAGCACTGACCAACACCAATGAACTGGTTGTCACATGGGACATGAAGGACTATTCAGAGGTCAAGCAATACAATTTATATGAAAATGGTGCCTATGTTGGCGGCGTGTATGATTCCACTTTTTATATCAAATCGCTGAAGCAGCCGTCTGGTGAATTGTCTATCCGTGCTGTTGGTGCAGATGGTTCCGAGAGTGAAGCAGCCGTCCTGCCTTATGATCTGAATACGGCCGTTCAGGATATTGATGTGAAATTCAAGAAGAATGGCGATGCCATCGTAAGCTGGAACAACCCGAAGAAAGCGAAAGATACGGGCAAAGACAAAAATACGGATAAGGACAAAAATACGAAAAAAGACAAAGGTAAAGTTAACGAGTCTATTCAGCTCATACTAGAAACCGAATATACAAAAGAACCCTTCACCAAGTCGCTTCAGGTCAAAAAAGGAAAACAATCTGCCGTTCTGACGGGACTTCCAACCAATGGCGAACATTACGTACTGAACATCGCCATTGGCGAGAAGAGTCCAGTAACCCATACCGGACAGCTGGCAGATCTTCAGATTACACCATACGCCAATGAAAAGGTCACGGTAAAAGATGGAAAATACACCCTTGCCCTGCCTGATCTGGAGGACTGGTACAAGCTCTATGTATATGAAAATGGGGTAGCACGCGAGTTCGGCGTCACTTACGTTTCGCAGAAATTCCCGTATATCATTCGGGGAAGAACAAAGCTGAGTGAACTGACCTTCACACCAGCGTTCAGCAACAGCTCTTTGAAGCTGGTCATTGAGGATTATGCAGGCAATCAAGCCACTACGATTTTGAGGTAA
- a CDS encoding sensor histidine kinase: MFMKMLLIFSMISIVTIITLSYIIFLTVSDSTIRRELAIQKAAMEHVDRYMHQQYESVQNMVRDMHQNEALSANITYLMNHSYAEYVQHMTNGYYANQDDYSADVLKHFQNIMDRNSQINQLMLYSAEQQDLSTFNQHKQFRKLDTNVAHSYIPDVMAMETPNISAPNYWIRKEINQWDPALYSIRVPINNTQTLRNLGQFLVFFDSQGIGNALNNYDSNLKGEIVVLSAKGTVLFDSNNQYYGKQYPYVNVADSLFDQTDMDAMKKEQNMYVNKFVSADQGYVVIGTVPVEEMAETYAGIRNTIISISIVCILFAVLVPAFFIINFAKRTRRIIRFTQKVKYGNLTARIDDARDDELGQISHSFNDMLDELNLYIERVYKAEIKQKETELVALQARINPHFLYNTLEVIRMRAISQGARDVGEMIYSLSVLFKSLVQQKKNYTLKDEMEACRLYLELFRIRYKDIFIYTIQIDAAYYQHPVVKLSLQPIIENYVVHGIQTERSDNRLSIIVEETDDVVQVEVRDNGKGIDPARLTEILEELERPEESGQMFGLRSVHSRLRFLYGPEFGITIESTLGEGTRIRVRYPHTEGAGV; the protein is encoded by the coding sequence ATGTTTATGAAAATGCTCCTGATCTTCTCGATGATATCGATTGTCACGATCATTACATTGTCATATATCATCTTCCTAACGGTGTCCGACTCCACGATTCGCCGGGAATTGGCAATCCAGAAAGCGGCGATGGAACATGTGGACCGATATATGCATCAGCAATATGAATCGGTGCAAAACATGGTGAGGGACATGCATCAGAATGAGGCACTTTCTGCCAACATTACGTATCTGATGAACCATTCGTACGCTGAATATGTACAGCACATGACGAATGGATATTACGCCAATCAGGACGATTATTCGGCCGATGTGTTGAAACATTTTCAGAATATTATGGATCGTAATTCGCAGATTAACCAACTCATGTTATATAGCGCTGAGCAGCAGGATCTGTCTACCTTTAATCAACACAAGCAGTTCCGCAAGCTGGACACCAATGTCGCTCATTCCTATATACCGGATGTGATGGCGATGGAAACGCCCAATATCAGTGCACCCAACTATTGGATTCGCAAAGAGATCAATCAATGGGACCCTGCGCTCTATTCCATCCGCGTACCGATTAACAATACACAGACCCTTCGTAATCTGGGGCAGTTTCTGGTGTTTTTCGACTCGCAGGGCATTGGGAATGCGCTGAATAACTACGATAGTAACCTGAAGGGAGAAATCGTGGTGTTATCGGCCAAAGGCACAGTCTTGTTCGACTCCAACAATCAATATTATGGCAAGCAGTACCCGTATGTGAATGTGGCCGACTCCCTGTTTGATCAGACGGATATGGATGCGATGAAAAAGGAGCAGAACATGTATGTGAACAAGTTTGTCTCCGCGGATCAGGGTTATGTGGTTATCGGCACCGTTCCGGTGGAAGAGATGGCTGAAACCTATGCGGGTATTCGCAATACCATCATCTCGATCAGTATCGTATGTATTTTGTTTGCTGTGCTGGTCCCGGCGTTTTTCATTATTAACTTTGCGAAACGAACCCGTCGAATTATTCGCTTCACCCAGAAAGTGAAATACGGCAACCTGACGGCTCGCATCGACGATGCGCGCGATGATGAACTGGGGCAGATCTCACACAGCTTCAACGATATGCTGGACGAGCTGAATCTGTATATTGAACGCGTCTACAAAGCCGAGATCAAACAGAAGGAGACCGAACTGGTCGCGTTACAGGCGCGGATCAACCCTCACTTTCTCTACAATACGCTTGAAGTGATTCGGATGAGGGCCATATCCCAGGGGGCGAGAGATGTCGGTGAGATGATCTATAGCCTATCCGTATTGTTCAAGAGCCTGGTGCAACAGAAGAAAAACTATACGTTGAAGGATGAGATGGAAGCTTGCCGGTTATATCTGGAGTTATTCCGAATCCGCTACAAGGATATTTTCATATATACGATCCAGATCGATGCTGCCTATTATCAACACCCTGTCGTGAAACTTTCGTTGCAACCCATCATTGAGAACTATGTGGTGCATGGCATTCAGACGGAACGTTCGGATAACCGCTTATCCATCATTGTAGAAGAGACCGATGATGTAGTGCAGGTGGAGGTCAGAGATAATGGCAAAGGCATTGATCCTGCCCGTCTGACGGAAATTCTTGAAGAACTGGAACGTCCTGAGGAGTCTGGTCAGATGTTCGGGCTGCGCAGTGTTCATAGTCGATTGCGCTTCCTGTATGGGCCAGAGTTCGGTATCACCATAGAGAGTACCCTCGGAGAAGGAACACGGATCAGGGTGCGTTATCCACATACAGAAGGGGCAGGTGTTTAA